The Eriocheir sinensis breed Jianghai 21 chromosome 28, ASM2467909v1, whole genome shotgun sequence region gggaatgtagagtatcgcggcggcaaaaaaaggccggtcaggCCTGAGAAATGCAAGGTGAGTGGAGTAGAAACTTactggaaacttacggtgcgtgAGAGGGTTAAGATGTTACTGAAGACTAGGAACAGTGTTGCAAAGTAAGTCTTTACTCCTTCTAATCTCAAGATCATTATTCAAAACATTTTGGCCACCATCAGTTGGGTGCTTCAATGAAAAATGATGTCATTCATGCAATGCTCTAGTATTTGGTTTATTTCCACTTGTTCAAAAGACCACATTGGTTATCAGTTCACAACAGGGGCACTTTGATCTTTGCTTAGCAACTTTTTACAGTTTTAGCATTGCCTACCAGtcctgtgtgtgcaaaaacattTATTTTATGATCAGAGAAATTAACCACATTTTCAGAAATAATACCCATCTACTGTCAAATTATATTGTACTATAGATGCTTGAAAGCGAAATACGgccataaacaaaaaaaatcaggGAACGAAACCTCTCGTGTTGCCTCTTGTCGTTCACCAGGTAGATACCAGCCTACGTATATTCAGCACTCAGTGGTCAAATTTACCATAATTTAATGTGAACCTTAAAACTTATGAGCAATGGGCCAAGATTTAAACACAGGACTGAAGATTCATAGCTAGGGACGCTAACCGCTGCACCATGGGGGCACTGTATGTGATATAATAGGCAacatataattattattttcaatATGTTCAACTTTGCAGGCAGGGAAGATGTACATGAAGAATCAGATGGTTCATCCAGACAAGCGGAAGGGTCAGCTGTACCTCTATCAGGCTGATGACTCCCTCATGCACTTCTGCTGGAAGGATCGCACCAGTGGCACTgttgaggaggtgtgtgtgtgtgtgtgtatattttgtttCATGCTTATGTGTTTCCCCCTCTCtttatttctatatatgtatTTGATTTTCTAGGTTAAATTAGCCACCTTTCATTAGAATGAAGTAAAATCTCAGTGCAATGTGAATTGACTTGTAAAAGGACCATGTTCTTGCAGGATCTGATAGTGTTCCCAGAGGACTGTGAGTACAAGCGTGTGTCTCAGTGCACCACGGGCAGAGTGTATGTGCTCATCTTCAAGTTGTCAACCAGGCGACTTTTCTTCTGGATGCAGGTGAGTAATGCAGGCATTAAATTGTATATTACTTCATTGATTATTGCAAACATTACTTTAAAATCCAGTATCCTCGTGGTATTACATATATCCATTGCTTGTAAATGATAAATGTTACAGAAGTACTATTGAACCTAAATGGTCCACTTGAGATGGGGATACAGAATACACTGCATATTACTATGTAGTGAGCTAATCGTTATTTAGTCAAAGGGAAGGTTAcagattaacctggtagcagtggggatcatgattcttaatggtccctctaagcgagaaaaatgagaaaaaatcacccctcatacaaacaatttcattatatatatcaaagcatttgtgatcagtttatgtctcatctattttggggggttaaaatcatggcacaaatttggcccgtcactgctacacggtaaagccacaaatctggcccgttgctgctaccgggttaaagaataAAAACTACTTCCAGGAGCCCAAGACAGATAAGGATGAAGAGTATGCTCGCAAGGTCAATGAGCTTATGAACAACCCGCCGGCACCTGGCTCCCAACGTTCAACAGGCTCTACGCCCAACCCTGCACTGGGCTCAGAAATCACCAATCTACGGGACAGTGATATCCAGAATCTCTTTGGCAATATCTCTCAACAACAACTGATGCAAATCCTTGGGAGTGGAATGTCCAGCCTGGCAACACTTCTAGGGCCGGGGTTAGTTCACATCATGAAGAACATCGGAGTCTGTTCCTCCTCATCTTGCACAACATGGGAAATAGTGGATCAGTGATAATTAAAAGTTTTGCATTCTCTGTCTATAACTCTGACATCCTCTCCTTGTAACTTTCTTAAATGGCATCATCTATAGGAGAATAATCTATTTCCCCTGTTCATACACTTTTCAAAACACTATATACTCTTATATGTCTCATGAATTCACCACTATCATTGCATATGAGTAGTGGTCTCATAGCTTATCCacatccttccattctccctttttgGTTGCTTCCTTGCTATATGCCTGAATTGCCTCAATGTATGCATCTTACCCATGGCACCACACTGCTCCTAACACTTATTACTCCCATTCATACCAAACCTCCTTCACTCAATACCATTCTTTTGACCATCATATCTCATTGCCCACATGTTCTCAAATAGCTCATCTCTACTGCACATAACTTTCCCTTTTATGGTAAAACTATACTGTACCTCAATTTTCTCGTGTTGTAATTGATAACCTAACGCTTCACTTTGTATCGTTATCAGTAGATCAGGCAGTGGAGGGGGTCGCAGTGGAAGTGGCAGCAGCAGCTCCACATCAGCCACCACAACAGCCTCCACTACccctgctgccaccaccaccccaactccTGCACCCACGCCAGCACAGGGTGAGAAATTTTCTAATAAATTCCTGAAACAATCATTCAACCAAAGAAAGCTTAGTATAATATTGAATGATTTAATTTTGAATAATTATGCAAGCAGAGAACACAAATGGAAATCCTAAATCAGTTACAGTTTATGTAAAcctattggatttattgatatttatttatactttccATGATGAAATATTGAAAAATAAAATTGACATCCCAGGAACACCGAAATATTCCCATTTGCCTCATATGCTAGATTTGGCCAACATGAAAAGAGTAACTGAATATGGTGACATTGCAGAGTCAGGGCGAGGCAGCACCACCAGCAGGGAGAGTAGCAGCACCACTCCTGGAGCTGGCAGTGTTGTGCCTATCCAGCTGTCAGACCTGCAGAACATCCTCTCTGGCATATCGGTACCTCCTGATGCATCTGGCTCACCCAGGGTTCCAGGTGAGGGAGTTTACTGTTGACTCAGCCCATCTTGTGGTAGTCTGCATTGACTTGTGGATAGATCTGAAGTTAGTTAAGCACCCTACTTAGCCACAAACAGTTAGTCATCAGTCTTTCTgatggaaggatgtgaatatttTGAAGTGCCTTTGCCAGCTCGAGAATATTACAGTTATTTTCTAGACTTACTTGAATTAAGAATCCTACTGTATTCCCACTTGCTACCCTCAGACTTGTGTCCTCACCAAAATGCATGACTGTTCTTAACCACTTTTTGTTCCTCACCAAGGCTTATCACCCCACTGAATCCTACATATAGTATTTAACAACTCCTCCATGGTTATTAATCAATGACTCCATTCTTAACCCCTTCATTCCGGCGACATTGACGTTGGCATCCGACGGCTTCACCGTTAgtccttttctaaacctcttaattctctttcatttcctcttaatcctcttctaaacctcttaagaggaaatggaagaggattaagaggaatttagaggaggattgagaggttttgaagaggattaatcctcttccatttcctcttgaccctttccatactgtgatgccaacgtctgtgtcacggatggaaagggttaaagtcTGTGTATTGTAGATAGAAAGGTTTAGTAACCATTAGTGGCCTGGTTCATATTCTTTGTATCCTTTGCTCCAGAGTGACCTTGATTTCTAATGCAACCAGGCACTCCTTCACTTCTAGGTACTAAGGACTGTTGGGTGAAatttctggtatttttttttgcatGAGACATAACATAGCCCACCATGCTGACATATGGCATTGTGATGGGGGATCACTCTTCATAATCTTACTACTAATAGGACTTTATGGTTTGGCTGCACCTGTCTATCTTAGTCCTACAGATCAGTGCAGCAGGCAAACCTGTTCACCTGGTGTCATGGTGTCACTCCATGAATATGGATTTGTTTTTTTGTAATCGGAAGGTGTATATGGTTTCATAGAGTCAACCTCGATATCTTGTTATAACCTTTTTGAAGGTCTTAAAGTGGTCAAGTTAAATATGACTTAATACCCAGAAATACCCTCTCTATCCTGCTCCTTTTGTACTAATTTTTATCTGAAAATTTCTAGTGGACTTGAGTTCAGCAATGACAGCAGAAGCTCTCCAGCCCATACTGACCAATGATGAGTTTGTGAATCAGCTGCGACCGTACCTCCCCGCCACTGCTGAGGAACTGCCTCCTACTGAACAGTTGAGAGGCACTGTCACATCTCCACAATTCCAGCAGGTGACTACCTTTACAGTAATGCTTTTTTGAGCCTTATGACATGAATGCAGAGTTATTCCTGCAAAGGAGATGGTACAAACAAATTTATTGTGATAAACACTCAGCATTCATTTGCTGAATAGTAATTTTAGTTTGTCACCACCATCGcaccattattattgttaaggATGACAAGTAGGGGTTCACAAACTTGCAGAAAGAGAAGGCAGTAAAAGGCAGAAGCAGTCAAGAGTTTGTGTCAATTTTTTGTATCTTGTCAAACACACGCcctgtagtgcagtggttagcatgctcgtCTAACAGCTGAAGTTTGATTCCCAGACAAATTGGAAATGGCTGGGCAGTCTCCTTAAATGTGTACCCCCTATCCattcagcagtgaatgggtaccaggtgtcaGTTGTGGGTTATATCCTGCCTCCTGGGTGTATGCAGGTGTAAGGATCCAGCTGCATCCAGAGATCCATCACTTGAGAGCTGTAGCTCATAGCATATAGCTTTGCTAGAGTTACAAGAGAGGACTAACCTTCTCACCGAGAAGCTGCCATGTGCTGGGATTGAACTGGCAGCTGAGCTACTTGGCTCTCACATCAGCTGGAGAAGGCATAGGAGTAGGCCTGCAGTCAGATCCTGAGCATCTTCCCTTCGAaacttgtataaataaaaatgtgaCCAGGTTCAGGACGCCACTCCTCACAAACCTGTGACTGCCACCTCCTGCCTGCCTCACTCCCAACCTCATTCCAATAATATCCTTCAGTCTATTTTTACATCAGCAGACAGACTAAATGCAGTCCCTTCCATTGTGACCCAACTTAACGTTCTTTATAGTATGTAGGACAAGTGCATTGATTATACTGCACAAATTGTGGGTGATAAGACTGTCACTTTAAATACTAATTTGAAATACTTCATCTTTATCCAGGAGATTGACAAATTAGAAGAGCAAAAATTGCATATTCTGTTAATGTTTCTCCACTCCTGAGATATGTACCATGCATAAAGGGCAACAGGAAATTGAATCCAAGTGATCATTGGGAGTATTTTCTCCTAAGGAGAAGGGTTTTAAATTGTGCTGTTTGGTTTCAGGCTGTGAGTTTGTTCAGTAGTGCTCTTCAATCTGGGCAGCTGGGTCCCCTGATTAACCAGTTTGGTCTTGGGGAAGATGCTGTGCTAGCTGCCTCATCTTGTGACATGGAGGCCTTCATCAAGGTGAGTTGAGACCTCATAAGCAAGCTATGAAGATTGCTTGCCATGAATGATGAAATCTCTTCAGCCCTTAAATTGATATGATAGTGTTGAGTAGATAAAAACTATTCATTAAGCCCATTCAATAAATAGTCATTTCATTTATGAAATTCAGGAAGAAAATTAGTTTAGGTTCCATATTTATGTAAGAAGGAAGAATTCAtaactttgttttttcttttgtgaCATCACATTTGTTATTGGAATTTTAGTTGTTCTCACCCCATGATTGAATGGAAAACAGATTTTATAATTTAATTTACTGGGTAAGTGGAATAATCAAGACTAAGAAATTTCTGGCAACAGGCACTTGGCAAGAAAAAGGACAATGAGTCATCATCATCCAGTaaaaaaggagacgagaagaaaagTTCAGAGAAAAAAGAGGACCAGGACAAAGACGATGATGACTACATGGCAGTTGATTAAGGTCTGCTGGGTCCTAAGGTAGCAGATAGGTTACTTTTATATCTTAAAGGTGTCAAAGCTTTTCTTGATTACATTTATTTTTACTCACGGGTTAGAATTCCACAATACACATATGCATACCTAGAATACTATACTACTACACTAAAATGAGGTAAATCAAACCTTACACTTGTTTTACTTTTgtaatttataaatattttggtaTTCTGCATTCTGCGTAAGGTTTTAATCTTGTTGAATATGATTCCATGGCCATACTAAAGCTCTTATTGGCTATAGTTTTTACCGTCAGTTAATTGTGATTTACCAATAAGTAGTAGTTTATAGTCTTTGTGTAAGGTGAATGTGTTTGAATTTTGCAAAGACATTGTGCCTTGGTTAGGGTTGTCTTTTAAGGGTTCAGAGTTCAGTTTGTAGAAGTGTTTATGTTTTGTGTTGATATAAAATTTACCATAATAAAGTTTTTTCATTTCATGAAAAATTATTTATCTGTTTAATCTTCTAGACAGTAAGTCTTGTGATAGTTGATAATTCTAACAATTAGTCCTCTTACCAGTACTAAGTAAAAATTTGGTTTTATTTTGGCTGATGActtagaggtagtagtagttaATACTGTCTAATCTTCATATTACAAAAAATGCTACTTCAGCttgatcaatatatatatatatatatatatatatatatatatatatatatatatatatatatatatatatatatatatatatatatataaaatcaaatTTTCCTTATTACAAATTATTAACTTGTATTAAATTGGTGCAGAATTCTGGTGATATCTGCTCGGACCACTCATAAGTACTCATGTACAGATAAACTTTATGTAAAATGTTAAAGAACCAGATATATTTCTGAAAAATTGGATAAAAACTCAAGATATATTATCAAGGATTTTATGATTTATTGTCAGAAACTGATGATCCTGTCACCATCGCTACTACTAGTTGACTTTGGCGCTTGCCTTGCGACTGAGAGGCTATGAGTTCAGTTCCAGCTCACGGGGGGCTCTTGGTGAGAGAGATAATGGTCTGTTGAAGCCCTAGCAGAGCTATCTGATCTTAGTTTCCTAGCTCAGGGAATTACTCAATTATCTTTTAACTGTTACTACTAAAGAAGAACATGACTTAATTAGAATTAAATTAATGCATAGAGCTAGACCATCAGCTTGCTTAGGGGTTAATAACACCTCAAATGATAAAATATCTATCATAGTTGAAATCTAATTGTACATGAAGTACCAAAATATCAGGATACAAATTAAAATGTAATCATGGTAATGGGAAAATAGTTAACATAAAAACTGTTGATCTACTTAGACAACCCATGAACACATCAAGACATAAATCAGGAGTACATATAAAATTGTATGTTAATAGACTAATGATTAGGATAAAATAGTTTTAGCCTGAACTGTGATATTCATAAAAAGTCTTGGCAACTCATGGAACTTATttacaacataaaaaaaatgacCAAAACACTTCTTCCTGTAGATTAGTAAAAATGGTCCAActgacattaacccggtagcagcgacgggccaaatttgtggctttaccgtgtagcagcgacgggccaaatttgtgccatgatgtaaacccccaaaaatagatgatacataatctgatcacaaatgctttgatatatattatgaaatggtttgtgtgaggggtgattttttctcatttttctcccttagagggaccattaaaaaacatgatccccgctgctaccgggttaaagaactGCTTTGCTGTATGCTAAATTCTCTCAGCAGCCACTGGCATGGGTAGTTTTAGTAGAATGTCCACCTGATCTATATCACCCTTTTCTGAAAGTATGTacattgcttccttttctttggtaATATGACAGTGAAGAGAATTTGCTTTCACCTTATCTTGATGAGTTGGTGCATCCATGAATAGGCCTACAAAATGGGAGACTGTCTTGTTACTTGTATGCTCAACTAAAATGTAGTCAACCTTGCTCAAATAACTTAAAGTTGtaatttttgtttcctcttcagtCATGTAGGTGATGACAGACCCAAATGATTCATCAAGGTCAGATATATTGCTAGCAAATTTGGTCAAGTTGCCATCTTCTTAACAGGTTTCTGGATCTGAAGGGACTTTCATTTTGTAAGCTTAGTTTTTTTTTGGCTTTGGGTTAACTTTagatctttttctcttcatttccctcctttaaCTCATCCTCAATATTTTGTTTAACAGGTGTCAGCTAAAATTAGAGTTTTCTCTTGCAGCCATCTGTAAGAGTAGCCTTTGGGATGGGGCACACATCCTTTACTTTCCTTGCTTTGATGCATATTCTGATTCACCATTTGGGAATCCTGTATGTTTAGGAAGGTGTTGCACATCTCTTGTACCTAGGCTTTAGGCAACTGGTTGAGCTTCAAGGGTCCTTTCAACATGCTGTTGAACTTCAGTGCCTCTTGAAGTTTGACTATTTAGATGTTCTGTAGAGGTCCCTTCAACAGGTTGTTGATCTTCAGTGACATCTGGGGTTTGACCATTAAGCTGCTTCATAAGGGTCTCTTAACAGGCCTTGCATCAATATATTGATCCTTAAGGTCTCCTGACCCAGGTTCTGGCATGCTGTCCATGACAGATGCAGACAGAAACACACCATCATGGAAAATATTCCTGTTGAATGGCCAAATACCATTTACTCTAAATCCTTCACTGATATTCTCAGGAGCAAATGCCTTTGGAAATCCTTGTCCCAGGTTCTCTACAATATTGTAAGTTGTCATAGCCTTTCCAGGGTTGTTTATTTGCCATGAGTTGCAGGCATTGTTGTAGTAATGTTTAACCCTTAAAGCGTGGGTGTTGACAGTAGtcaacagctggtgcctgggctcaaaccgcgggtgtcaagaatagtcgacaaggcattttttgacttACCACGCCgtcaaatttattttgtttatgctgAAGTAGGGTAAGCATAtcattttctttcaaacaatacccaaccatgctcTTTTGACTAATTATTGATCAGTGTATGACTTGTGTAAGCTTCAAAATGATGTCTGTtagacatcccacctcttc contains the following coding sequences:
- the LOC127004373 gene encoding proteasomal ubiquitin receptor ADRM1-like isoform X2: MSGALFGGNLRSSSKNLVEFKARKMYMKNQMVHPDKRKGQLYLYQADDSLMHFCWKDRTSGTVEEDLIVFPEDCEYKRVSQCTTGRVYVLIFKLSTRRLFFWMQEPKTDKDEEYARKVNELMNNPPAPGSQRSTGSTPNPALGSEITNLRDSDIQNLFGNISQQQLMQILGSGMSSLATLLGPGSGSGGGRSGSGSSSSTSATTTASTTPAATTTPTPAPTPAQESGRGSTTSRESSSTTPGAGSVVPIQLSDLQNILSGISVPPDASGSPRVPVDLSSAMTAEALQPILTNDEFVNQLRPYLPATAEELPPTEQLRGTVTSPQFQQAVSLFSSALQSGQLGPLINQFGLGEDAVLAASSCDMEAFIKALGKKKDNESSSSSKKGDEKKSSEKKEDQDKDDDDYMAVD
- the LOC127004373 gene encoding proteasomal ubiquitin receptor ADRM1-like isoform X1, which codes for MSGALFGGNLRSSSKNLVEFKARKMYMKNQMVHPDKRKGQLYLYQADDSLMHFCWKDRTSGTVEEDLIVFPEDCEYKRVSQCTTGRVYVLIFKLSTRRLFFWMQEPKTDKDEEYARKVNELMNNPPAPGSQRSTGSTPNPALGSEITNLRDSDIQNLFGNISQQQLMQILGSGMSSLATLLGPGRSGSGGGRSGSGSSSSTSATTTASTTPAATTTPTPAPTPAQESGRGSTTSRESSSTTPGAGSVVPIQLSDLQNILSGISVPPDASGSPRVPVDLSSAMTAEALQPILTNDEFVNQLRPYLPATAEELPPTEQLRGTVTSPQFQQAVSLFSSALQSGQLGPLINQFGLGEDAVLAASSCDMEAFIKALGKKKDNESSSSSKKGDEKKSSEKKEDQDKDDDDYMAVD